One Microtus pennsylvanicus isolate mMicPen1 chromosome 3, mMicPen1.hap1, whole genome shotgun sequence DNA window includes the following coding sequences:
- the Panx3 gene encoding pannexin-3 — MSLAHTAAEYMLSDALLPDRRGSRLKGLRLELPLDKIIKFVTVGFPLLLMSLAFAQEFSSGSPISCFSPSNFSVRQAAYVDSSCWDSLVHHKQDESGQYQVKSLWPHKALPYSLLALAVAMYLPVLLWQYAAVPALSSDLLFIISELDKSYNRSIRLVQHMLKIRQKSSDPHVFWDELEKARKERYFEFALLERYLACKQRSHSLVATYLLRNSLLLFFTSATYLYLGHFHLDVFFQEEFNCSIKTGLLHAETHVPELITCRLTSLSVFQIVSLSSAAIYTLLVPVIIYNLTRLCRWDKRLLSIYEMLPAFDLLSRKMLGCPINDLNVILLFLRANISELISFSWLSVLCVLKDTTTQKHNIDTVVDFMTLLAGLEPSKPKHLTQPMHDEHP; from the exons ATGTCACTGGCACACACAGCTGCAGAGTATATGCTCTCTGATGCCCTGCTGCCTGACCGCCGGGGCTCTCGCCTCAAAGGACTGCGGCTAGAGCTGCCCCTGGACAAGATAATCAAGTTCGTCACTGTGGGTTTCCCCTTGCTACTGATGTCTCTGGCTTTTGCCCAGGAGTTCTCATCAG GATCTCCGATCAGCTGCTTCTCTCCCAGCAACTTCAGCGTCAGACAGGCTGCCTATGTGGACAGCTCCTGCTGGGACTCCCTGGTTCACCATAAGCAGGACGAGTCTGGGCAGTACCAGGTGAAGTCTCTCTGGCCTCACAAG GCTCTCCCCTACTCGCTACTAGCCCTGGCTGTGGCCATGTATCTGCCAGTACTGCTGTGGCAATATGCAGCTGTGCCGGCCCTCAGCTCTGACCTGCTGTTCATCATCAGTGAACTGGACAAGTCCTACAACCGCTCCATCCGCCTGGTGCAGCACATGTTGAAGATCCGGCAGAAGAGCTCTGACCCCCATGTCTTCTGGGATGAGCTAGAGAA GGCCCGGAAAGAACGATACTTTGAGTTCGCCTTGTTAGAGCGGTACCTGGCATGCAAGCAACGCTCCCATTCGCTAGTGGCCACCTACCTCCTGAGGAACTCCCTCTTACTTTTCTTCACCTCAGCCACTTACCTATACCTTGGCCACTTCCACTTAGATGTCTTCTTCCAAGAAGAATTCAACTGCTCCATCAAGACAGGGCTGCTACACGCTGAGACCCATGTGCCAGAGCTGATCACCTGCAGGCTGACTTCCCTGTCTGTCTTCCAGATCGTTAGCCTCTCCAGTGCAGCAATATACACCCTACTGGTTCCAGTGATAATATACAATCTCACACGGCTATGTCGGTGGGACAAACGGCTCCTTTCCATCTATGAGATGCTGCCAGCTTTTGATCTCCTCAGTAGAAAGATGCTGGGATGCCCCATCAATGACCTCAATGTAATCCTTCTTTTTCTCCGAGCTAACATTTCTGAGCTCATCTCTTTCAGCTGGCTCAGTGTCTTATGTGTGTTGAAAGACACAACCACCCAGAAACACAACATTGACACAGTGGTTGATTTTATGACCTTATTGGCTGGGTTAGAACCCTCAAAACCTAAACATCTCACCCAACCGATGCATGATGAACACCCATAG